One part of the Segnochrobactrum spirostomi genome encodes these proteins:
- a CDS encoding AraC family transcriptional regulator yields the protein MSGFAITSSGLPVASSGWTDEDHRRQIAWLEGLGGAIVALASEYPAEHRVPPHRHSRAQLLYALSGVVVVTTVDGRWMVPPDHALWVPAETEHSVIMRGRVSMRSVYVRPEAIADLPTRSRVVGFTDLMRSLVVEAVKLPPAPAPGTRSALVMALILDEIPRLPERPLGLPFPADERLAALCNAFLDAPSPRATIDAWADSAAMSRRAFTRAFRRETGLSLSAWRQQASLFAALPRLAGGEPVTSVALDLGYDSVAAFTTMFRRMLGAPPSRYLRESRQPAADGSA from the coding sequence ATGAGTGGGTTTGCGATCACATCCAGCGGATTGCCAGTCGCCTCGTCGGGGTGGACCGACGAGGATCACCGCCGCCAGATCGCCTGGCTGGAGGGGCTCGGCGGCGCCATCGTCGCGCTCGCGAGCGAATATCCGGCCGAGCACCGCGTGCCGCCGCACCGCCACAGCCGGGCGCAGCTCCTCTATGCCTTGAGCGGTGTGGTGGTGGTGACGACCGTCGACGGGCGTTGGATGGTGCCGCCCGATCATGCCCTCTGGGTGCCGGCGGAGACCGAGCATTCGGTGATCATGCGCGGCCGCGTCAGCATGCGCTCGGTCTATGTGCGCCCGGAGGCGATCGCCGATCTGCCGACCCGGAGCCGGGTCGTCGGCTTCACCGACCTGATGCGCAGCCTCGTCGTCGAGGCGGTCAAGCTGCCGCCGGCCCCGGCACCTGGCACCCGCTCGGCCCTCGTCATGGCGCTCATCCTCGACGAAATTCCGCGGCTTCCCGAGCGGCCGCTCGGCCTCCCGTTCCCGGCGGACGAGCGGCTCGCCGCGCTGTGCAACGCCTTTCTCGATGCGCCGTCGCCGCGCGCCACCATCGATGCGTGGGCGGATTCGGCGGCGATGAGCCGGCGCGCCTTCACCCGCGCCTTCCGCCGCGAGACCGGTCTCTCGCTCTCGGCCTGGCGGCAGCAGGCGAGCCTGTTCGCCGCCCTGCCGCGGCTCGCTGGGGGAGAACCGGTCACCAGCGTGGCGCTCGATCTCGGCTACGACAGCGTGGCGGCCTTCACCACCATGTTCCGTCGCATGCTCGGCGCGCCGCCGAGCCGCTATCTGCGTGAGAGCCGGCAGCCGGCCGCGGACGGTTCCGCGTGA
- the pap gene encoding polyphosphate:AMP phosphotransferase, with protein sequence MFDSALLEHKLDKKTFKEMEPKLRDDLLDQQFELVQQKRRTVLVLVNGPDGSGKGAVTNLIYRWLDARHVKTLAYERVNDEERRRPPLWKYWRDMPAHGEVGVVLGSWYHMALLAHAGGLIDTFAFEHALNQINRFEAMLHSEGVELLKLWLYVPPEEAARRREKARKGIDIDQSLIIEWDAVSKPKQRQKFQEIAQNLAYLTSTANAPWNVVPASDPDYRAAAIGGLLLDALKRANRPDPTVPVPSEAPSAATISTTAPAVPRVSILSSLDLTKALDKHDYDEELPKAQHRLRELVHSKAFQNLGVVCVFEGNDAAGKGGAIMRLRQALDPRRFAVHPVAAPSDEERVRPYLWRFWRNLPARGHIGIFDRSWYGRVLVERVEGFCTEADWRRAYDEINDFESELHQSDFLVVKFWLAISQDEQKRRFEEREQTTFKRFKLTPEDWRNRDKWPAYEVAITDMVDRTSTTYAPWTLVEAENKHYARVKVLKTVVSRIEQALEDR encoded by the coding sequence ATGTTCGATTCCGCACTGCTGGAGCACAAGCTCGACAAGAAGACCTTCAAGGAGATGGAGCCCAAGCTCCGGGACGACCTGCTCGACCAGCAGTTCGAACTGGTGCAGCAGAAGCGGCGGACCGTTCTCGTGCTCGTCAACGGACCGGACGGGTCCGGCAAGGGCGCGGTGACGAACCTCATCTATCGCTGGCTCGACGCGCGGCACGTCAAGACGCTCGCCTATGAGCGGGTCAACGACGAGGAGCGGCGGCGGCCGCCCTTGTGGAAATATTGGCGCGACATGCCGGCCCACGGCGAGGTCGGCGTGGTGCTGGGCTCCTGGTATCACATGGCGCTGCTCGCCCATGCCGGCGGCCTCATCGACACGTTCGCCTTCGAGCATGCCCTCAACCAGATCAACCGGTTCGAGGCGATGCTCCATTCCGAAGGCGTCGAGCTCCTCAAGCTGTGGCTCTACGTGCCGCCGGAGGAAGCGGCGCGGCGCCGCGAGAAGGCGCGTAAGGGCATCGACATCGACCAGTCCCTCATCATCGAATGGGATGCGGTGAGCAAGCCGAAGCAGCGGCAAAAATTCCAGGAGATCGCCCAGAACCTCGCCTACCTGACCTCGACGGCGAACGCGCCGTGGAACGTGGTGCCGGCGTCCGACCCCGACTATCGCGCGGCGGCGATCGGCGGCCTCCTGCTCGATGCCCTGAAGCGGGCGAACCGGCCGGATCCGACCGTGCCGGTCCCGAGCGAGGCGCCGAGCGCCGCGACCATCAGCACCACGGCGCCGGCGGTGCCGCGGGTCTCGATCCTGTCGAGCCTCGACCTGACCAAGGCGCTCGACAAACACGATTATGACGAGGAGCTCCCGAAGGCGCAGCATCGCCTGCGCGAGCTCGTGCATTCGAAGGCGTTCCAGAATCTCGGCGTCGTCTGCGTGTTCGAAGGCAACGACGCGGCAGGCAAGGGCGGCGCCATCATGCGGCTGCGCCAGGCGCTCGATCCGCGCCGCTTCGCCGTGCACCCGGTCGCGGCGCCGAGCGACGAAGAGCGGGTCCGGCCCTATCTCTGGCGGTTCTGGCGCAACCTGCCGGCCCGGGGCCACATCGGCATCTTCGACCGCTCCTGGTACGGCCGCGTGCTGGTGGAGCGGGTGGAAGGCTTCTGCACCGAGGCGGACTGGCGGCGCGCCTACGACGAGATCAACGATTTCGAGAGCGAACTGCACCAGTCGGACTTCCTGGTCGTGAAATTCTGGCTCGCGATCAGCCAGGACGAGCAGAAACGCCGCTTCGAGGAGCGCGAGCAGACGACCTTCAAGCGCTTCAAACTGACCCCGGAGGATTGGCGCAACCGCGACAAGTGGCCGGCCTACGAGGTCGCGATCACCGACATGGTCGACCGCACCAGCACCACCTACGCGCCGTGGACGCTGGTCGA
- a CDS encoding CBS domain-containing protein, with product MRAFEVMTRTVVSVSPETPTREVARTLVEHGISAVPVVDATGAPVGMVSEGDLMADIETHGGAERRDWWLTLLAEGETLSQTFLETLGKTERPVRSVMRAPVVTVDEHTDLGEVATLLQGHHIKRVPVLRDGKVVGIVSRADIVRAFAALSDAQKGPKPGLLGSLIDTIRKVDSSYSAPVATSPGIVVLGRPVAAEPVDSVSADAFRKIVGAHAGEDRKAREGHSAELRTEKQAEVADLTSHHVTDQQWQTLLHHAREAAERGETEFLLIRFPSELLTDGGRAINVPDPEWPSTLRGEPAEIYRRYETELKPHGFTISGQILEFPGGFPGDAGLFLVWGKNE from the coding sequence ATGCGCGCCTTCGAAGTGATGACGCGGACGGTGGTGAGCGTTTCACCGGAAACGCCCACCCGCGAGGTGGCGCGGACCCTGGTCGAACACGGCATCAGCGCCGTTCCGGTGGTCGACGCGACGGGTGCTCCGGTCGGCATGGTCAGCGAAGGCGACCTGATGGCGGATATCGAGACCCATGGCGGCGCCGAGCGTCGGGATTGGTGGCTGACGCTCCTCGCCGAAGGCGAGACCTTGAGTCAGACCTTCCTCGAGACCCTCGGTAAGACGGAGCGGCCGGTGCGCTCGGTGATGCGCGCGCCCGTCGTGACCGTCGACGAGCATACCGATCTCGGCGAGGTGGCGACGCTCCTTCAGGGGCACCACATCAAGCGCGTGCCGGTGCTGCGCGACGGCAAGGTCGTCGGCATCGTCAGCCGTGCCGATATCGTCCGGGCCTTCGCCGCGCTGTCGGATGCCCAGAAGGGGCCGAAGCCGGGCTTGCTCGGCAGCCTCATCGATACCATCCGCAAGGTCGATAGCAGCTATTCGGCGCCGGTTGCCACCTCACCCGGCATCGTCGTTCTCGGCAGGCCGGTGGCGGCAGAGCCCGTCGACAGCGTTTCGGCAGACGCCTTCCGCAAGATCGTCGGCGCTCATGCGGGCGAGGATCGCAAGGCCCGCGAAGGACATAGTGCGGAATTGCGGACGGAGAAGCAGGCCGAAGTGGCCGATCTCACCTCCCACCACGTCACCGATCAGCAATGGCAGACGCTGCTGCACCATGCCCGCGAAGCAGCCGAGCGCGGCGAGACGGAGTTTCTGCTGATCCGCTTCCCGTCCGAACTCCTGACCGACGGCGGCCGGGCGATCAACGTGCCCGATCCGGAATGGCCTTCGACGTTGCGCGGAGAGCCTGCTGAAATCTATCGTCGCTACGAGACGGAGCTGAAGCCGCATGGCTTCACGATCTCCGGCCAGATTCTCGAGTTTCCGGGCGGCTTCCCTGGGGACGCGGGCCTGTTCCTGGTGTGGGGCAAGAACGAGTGA